The Montipora capricornis isolate CH-2021 chromosome 6, ASM3666992v2, whole genome shotgun sequence genome has a window encoding:
- the LOC138052294 gene encoding uncharacterized protein — translation MPAPYSLDLRWRIIELHIVENKTKRSIARHLRISMSTVHRILQRLAEYGHVRPARIGRPDIAALLTRAQLLVLMEHVLNNPTSYLKEMEQYLIDSTGSSSNLVGLHRILRHNGYSYKRVKKIALRKNLELRREYQETIAVFRPEEFVFLDECFFDRGVTRNYGYNVRGQIATGRYVNPRSPRVTSISAVSYDGLIAAHMTRKTLNGRRFKRFLRNEIAPQLQPYNGVNDRSVVVMDNHAAHHVAGVEEIVEATGALLLYLPPYCPELNPIEGVFSIVKGWLRANDLMFLITPDPQEMILRGFFHVTRSDVQSLYTHCGYS, via the exons ATGCCTGCTCCATATAGCTTGGATCTTCGCTGGCGTATCATAGAGCTGCACATTGTAGAGAACAAAACTAAGAGGTCTATAGCGCGCCATTTAAGGATATCAATGTCTACAGTGCACCGTATACTACAAAGATTGGCAGAATATGGTCACGTACGCCCGGCAAGAATAGGAAGGCCAGACATTGCAGCGTTGTTAACAAGAGCGCAGCTTCTTGTGCTCATGGAACACGTATTGAACAATCCCACAAGTTATTTGAAGGAAATGGAGCAATATTTAATTGATTCAACCGGGAGCTCTTCAAACTTAGTCGGTCTTCATCGTATTTTGAGGCACAATGGCTACTCATACAAACGG GTGAAGAAAATAGCCCTTCGAAAAAATTTAGAGCTCAGACGGGAGTATCAAGAGACTATTGCTGTCTTTCGTCCAGAGGAGTTTGTGTTTTTGGATGAGTGCTTTTTT GATCGTGGAGTAACCAGAAATTATGGTTATAACGTGAGAGGACAGATTGCTACGGGTCGGTATGTAAATCCTCGTTCTCCAAGAGTTACATCTATATCAGCTGTCAGTTATGATGGCCTTATAGCGGCACACATGACAAGGAAAACGCTGAATGGCAGAAGGTTTAAACGCTTCCTGAGGAATGAGATCGCACCCCAGCTTCAGCCGTATAACGGAGTCAATGACCGATCTGTTGTTGTTATGG ATAACCATGCAGCCCATCACGTCGCAGGTGTAGAGGAGATTGTAGAGGCTACTGGGGCACTTCTTTTATATCTCCCACCTTATTGTCCCGAATTAAATCCAATCGAAGGAGTATTTTCTATAGTAAAAGGATGGCTTCGAGCAAACGATTTGATGTTTCTTATCACGCCAGACCCACAAGAAATGATATTGAGGGGATTCTTTCACGTCACTAGAAGTGATGTACAATCACTTTATACACACTGTGGTTATTCGTAA
- the LOC138052296 gene encoding uncharacterized protein encodes MATRKLLVRVMNDPNNKRTFKKFRIEEFPEMDVQSTTRMLVDMYGEHLGFSEAERAEIGYIGYSNKKFKITSNDDLQRAFESGELHKNQQAVFYICRKQEESASKRTAKDVAQGKTAPVQVSPDDSETDSDDSSKNKRPRKQSKGKSLEKTIERLRSIHEDKWGLGEYRLWATALERGHHSSYQEPPDYPVFSNTSKKRTKSASELTQALTEVASVFLKSSRSDVSSHAEQASADKATYNRTELLKQMQMLSELYQSGALSKEEFEEQKKNVLRDISKC; translated from the exons ATGGCTACCCGTAAATTATTAGTTCGGGTAATGAACGACCCCAACAATAAGAgaacttttaaaaaattcaggattgAAGAGTTCCCGGAGATGGATGTACAGAGTACCACGCGAATGCTTGTTGATATGTATGGAGAACACCTTGGTTTCAGTGAGGCAGAAAGGGCTGAAATTGGTTATATCGGctattcaaacaaaaaatttaaaattacatcAAATGATGACCTTCAGAGGGCTTTCGAAAGTGGCGAACTGCACAAGAATCAGCAAGCAGTCTTCTATATATGTAGAAAGCAGGAAGAGAGCGCTTCAAAACGAACTGCCAAAGATGTCGCGCAAG GAAAAACAGCCCCAGTGCAAGTGTCCCCAGACGACAGCGAGACAGATTCGGACGATTCCTCGAAAAACAAGAGACCACGAAAACAGTCGAAGGGAAAATCACTGGAAAAAACTATCGAACGACTACGTTCCATCCACGAAGATAAGTGGGGCCTCGGAGAATACAGGCTGTGGGCAACCGCATTG GAAAGGGGACATCACAGTAGTTATCAAGAGCCACCAGACTACCCTGTATTCTCAAATACTTCCAAGAAACGAACCAAAAGCGCATCTGAGCTTACACAAGCATTAACTGAAGTAGCATCTGTATTTCTAAAAAGCAGCAGATCCGACGTATCTTCCCATGCTGAACAG GCATCCGCTGATAAAGCCACATACAACAGGACAGAGCTATTAAAACAGATGCAGATGCTAAGCGAGCTATACCAATCAGGAGCTCTCTCCAAAGAAGAATTCgaagaacagaagaaaaatgtCCTGCGTGACATCTCAAAATGTTAG